A genomic stretch from Vibrio neptunius includes:
- the vgrG gene encoding type VI secretion system tip protein VgrG: MADKYSASANLISAKDYKNQEHTVSEFTVTQALSTPFEITAVLVSSSFIVKDQLGQLLTINRYSNESGSNKLQRSFNGVIARIEQMGLDANLQFMQYRLTLRPWFWLLTHTHSFRVYQTQTTKDIISDIFDNAGFKGKYKLSSLPSTKREYCLQYNESDFDFVTRLLAEEGLHYYFTHESGDHTMVIQDAQSPFDKADVAKFDMQETPSGSLPLIKTWSPVMSFHGASVELTAYDYSQSKLVTSKAKTSSNTIANNTKLASVHYPDLGISGDMTDLSSNLAKRRIEQIEQDYQSVIAQAEHDMFEVATWFSLSSHLDKSQLGDFSVVSTSTHYSDDVRCATEIKLIPKATPTYPTPRSKQVVNGLQSATVAGSTAGEINQDDQGRVRIQFHWDTEASGDKTSCYVRVAQMMAGSGYGTQFIPRVGQEVLVSFIDGDPDQPIITGSVYNSKNAPPYKEANTTKTGIKTKLTGQTNELYFDDKKDNELVYLHAAKDITQEVENNHTETVKGELSQSVTKAMTIATEDNYTLNVTKAMSGSAKSITLEADDSIDLKVGSSKISISSSSISIEATNIDVKASSALNLEGTNVTSKATSANKVSGTTTALEATSSNSIKGLSIEIKASTTLSAEGSLSAEFKSGLKGTFDGGVLGELKGAIVKVN; the protein is encoded by the coding sequence ATGGCTGATAAGTATTCAGCGTCGGCTAACTTAATTTCGGCAAAGGACTATAAGAATCAAGAGCATACAGTTAGCGAGTTTACTGTAACTCAGGCTTTGTCCACTCCTTTTGAGATTACCGCCGTACTCGTCTCCTCTAGTTTCATTGTTAAAGACCAACTTGGTCAGCTGTTGACGATAAACCGATATTCCAATGAGTCTGGCAGCAACAAGTTGCAACGCTCTTTTAATGGAGTTATTGCTCGCATCGAACAAATGGGGCTGGACGCCAATCTGCAATTCATGCAGTACCGACTCACGCTTCGACCATGGTTCTGGCTTCTCACGCACACACATTCTTTCCGTGTTTATCAAACTCAAACGACGAAAGACATCATCAGCGATATCTTCGATAACGCGGGTTTTAAAGGTAAATACAAGCTCTCTAGTTTACCTTCAACAAAAAGAGAATATTGCCTCCAATACAACGAGTCGGATTTCGATTTTGTAACACGTTTGCTCGCAGAAGAAGGCCTACATTACTATTTCACACATGAATCCGGTGATCACACTATGGTCATCCAAGATGCACAATCACCTTTCGATAAGGCTGATGTAGCAAAATTTGATATGCAAGAAACTCCTTCAGGAAGCTTGCCTCTGATTAAAACCTGGTCACCCGTGATGTCTTTTCACGGTGCTAGTGTAGAACTAACGGCATACGACTACTCACAGTCTAAATTAGTCACCAGCAAAGCAAAAACCAGCAGCAATACCATCGCAAATAATACGAAGCTGGCATCTGTCCACTATCCTGATTTAGGCATAAGTGGAGATATGACCGACTTATCTAGCAACTTGGCAAAAAGACGGATTGAGCAAATAGAGCAGGATTATCAATCTGTTATTGCTCAGGCCGAACATGATATGTTCGAGGTCGCCACTTGGTTTTCTCTGTCAAGCCACCTCGACAAATCACAACTTGGTGATTTTTCCGTAGTCAGCACATCAACGCATTATTCCGATGATGTTCGCTGTGCTACAGAAATCAAACTCATACCCAAAGCAACACCAACATATCCAACACCACGATCAAAACAAGTAGTGAATGGATTGCAGAGTGCTACCGTTGCAGGCTCAACAGCAGGTGAAATCAACCAAGATGATCAAGGCAGAGTCCGTATTCAATTTCATTGGGATACTGAAGCCAGTGGCGATAAAACTAGTTGTTACGTGCGTGTCGCGCAAATGATGGCAGGTAGCGGCTATGGGACGCAGTTTATTCCGCGAGTAGGTCAGGAAGTACTGGTTTCCTTTATTGACGGCGATCCTGATCAGCCAATCATTACGGGCAGTGTGTATAACAGTAAAAACGCACCGCCCTATAAAGAAGCGAATACCACTAAAACTGGGATTAAGACGAAACTGACAGGCCAAACAAACGAGCTCTACTTTGACGATAAAAAAGACAATGAGCTGGTTTATCTCCACGCCGCAAAAGACATCACACAAGAAGTCGAAAACAACCATACTGAAACGGTCAAAGGTGAACTCAGTCAATCAGTAACCAAAGCCATGACTATTGCCACCGAAGACAACTATACGCTGAATGTCACTAAGGCGATGAGCGGCTCAGCGAAATCAATTACGCTGGAAGCAGATGACTCCATCGATCTCAAAGTTGGCTCAAGTAAGATTTCTATTTCCTCATCCTCAATATCTATCGAGGCCACTAATATTGATGTAAAGGCGAGCAGTGCGCTAAACCTAGAGGGAACGAATGTTACCAGCAAGGCTACCTCTGCGAATAAAGTGTCAGGAACAACAACAGCACTTGAAGCCACAAGTTCAAACAGTATTAAAGGACTGAGCATTGAAATCAAAGCCAGCACGACTCTCAGTGCTGAAGGTTCTCTCAGTGCCGAATTTAAGTCTGGGCTTAAAGGCACATTCGACGGTGGTGTATTAGGTGAACTCAAAGGCGCTATTGTGAAGGTTAATTAA
- a CDS encoding PAAR domain-containing protein, translated as MTLPAARLTDMHVCPMQTPAVPPIPHVGGPITGPGAPTVLVGSLPAATLGDICVCVGPPDSIIKGSATVMINSKPAARMGDTTSHGGSIVLGMPTVLIGG; from the coding sequence ATGACACTACCCGCAGCAAGATTGACAGATATGCATGTCTGCCCGATGCAAACTCCAGCGGTTCCACCAATACCCCATGTTGGTGGGCCTATCACAGGGCCAGGAGCTCCAACAGTTTTGGTCGGGAGCCTGCCTGCAGCCACACTGGGAGATATATGTGTTTGTGTTGGCCCTCCTGATTCCATTATCAAAGGAAGTGCTACCGTTATGATAAACAGCAAGCCTGCAGCACGAATGGGAGATACGACCTCACACGGCGGAAGTATCGTATTAGGTATGCCTACCGTTTTAATCGGTGGATAG
- a CDS encoding type VI secretion system ImpA family N-terminal domain-containing protein, with product MVDIEALLKPISEEQPSGTYLKLDRSAYRTLRNHYNTAQSSFRQLIETPDASSDEALIEANQSNWDLLRTSTFDALTTQTKDIEFLGWYIASQLFTPAPYDNLASSTKALVGFVESFWPTLNPHPPIEKLKSSDESGQAKELVEFRTKPLLQLVGESQDSTALYMPLQMISLIDELSFGDFLRAERAGKIAELKDRAQTLFSNDVLSTLSGLSESYQNFDAAEKLIAKECQTLGVAQVSFKFVKANIADLINAIQFLVGDKFARWPLDDEFKPVVDEPTPAASQESQSAPVNETPQTGVEHSGLVAPQPVAQSPSQPQSVSSVVTHRDQAFHELRKISEFFQRTEPHSPIPFLLERAIRWGYMSLPELLNEMTGGNSGVITHINQVSGMDNLAQADLSNKPATSTQTVSSAPGLSQTGAHVPSPQTSAPSEPVTTSEQTTQTQANTTQPESGISSFEW from the coding sequence ATGGTTGATATTGAAGCACTATTGAAACCTATATCTGAAGAACAACCGTCAGGAACATACCTGAAGCTAGATCGTAGTGCCTACCGTACGTTGAGAAACCACTACAACACTGCACAATCGTCATTCCGCCAGTTAATTGAAACCCCAGACGCTTCAAGTGATGAAGCGCTTATCGAAGCGAATCAGAGCAACTGGGACTTGTTGCGTACATCGACGTTTGACGCTCTGACTACGCAAACTAAAGATATTGAGTTTTTAGGTTGGTATATTGCTAGCCAGCTTTTTACTCCAGCACCTTATGACAACCTCGCTAGCTCAACGAAAGCACTAGTCGGGTTTGTTGAATCGTTTTGGCCAACACTAAACCCTCATCCTCCAATTGAGAAGTTAAAAAGTAGTGACGAATCAGGTCAGGCTAAAGAACTCGTTGAGTTTCGAACAAAACCGCTTCTTCAGCTTGTTGGTGAAAGCCAAGATTCGACAGCACTTTACATGCCATTGCAAATGATCAGTCTTATTGATGAACTCTCTTTTGGTGATTTCCTACGTGCAGAAAGAGCAGGAAAGATTGCAGAGCTAAAAGATAGAGCACAAACCCTTTTCTCTAATGATGTGCTAAGTACACTAAGTGGCCTGTCAGAGAGCTATCAAAATTTTGATGCTGCAGAAAAACTGATTGCAAAAGAATGTCAAACGCTAGGGGTTGCTCAAGTAAGCTTCAAATTTGTCAAAGCTAACATTGCCGACCTAATCAATGCGATACAGTTTTTGGTCGGCGACAAATTTGCCCGATGGCCGCTAGATGATGAGTTCAAGCCTGTCGTCGATGAACCGACACCAGCCGCTAGTCAAGAATCACAATCCGCTCCTGTTAACGAAACACCACAAACAGGTGTCGAACATTCAGGTCTGGTTGCCCCGCAGCCTGTGGCTCAAAGTCCAAGTCAACCTCAGTCTGTGAGCTCGGTAGTCACTCATCGAGATCAAGCTTTCCACGAGCTGCGTAAGATCTCTGAATTTTTTCAAAGAACAGAACCTCATAGTCCTATTCCATTTTTGCTTGAGAGGGCAATTCGATGGGGCTATATGAGCTTGCCTGAACTACTGAATGAGATGACAGGCGGTAACTCCGGTGTAATCACTCATATTAATCAAGTTTCTGGCATGGATAACTTAGCGCAAGCAGATCTAAGTAACAAACCAGCCACTTCAACACAAACAGTTTCATCCGCACCTGGGCTATCACAGACAGGTGCTCATGTTCCGTCTCCGCAGACTTCAGCTCCTTCAGAGCCAGTCACAACGAGCGAACAAACTACTCAAACTCAAGCGAACACTACTCAACCTGAAAGTGGTATTAGTAGCTTCGAGTGGTAA
- a CDS encoding type VI secretion system tube protein Hcp, with the protein MASIFMRIDGTTPKGAATVEKIGGKDGFFAIDTVTWNAVRGVGIDVGNANNADQGMVALGEINVTRGCDGATPYLTTFLYAPGGEGKTVEIVMTKPNREGSGADPYLIVTLKAARMSSYNMAGSDGTLPNESFSLTYTEISKAYYIEGEGGKIEKGPEVGFDATTAKVTSTAK; encoded by the coding sequence ATGGCTTCTATTTTCATGAGAATTGATGGCACTACACCTAAAGGTGCAGCAACTGTAGAAAAGATCGGTGGTAAAGATGGCTTCTTTGCTATTGACACCGTAACTTGGAACGCAGTTCGTGGTGTAGGTATTGATGTAGGTAACGCAAACAACGCTGACCAAGGTATGGTTGCGCTAGGTGAAATCAACGTTACTCGTGGGTGTGATGGTGCAACCCCTTACCTAACGACCTTCTTGTACGCTCCAGGCGGCGAAGGTAAAACGGTTGAGATTGTCATGACTAAACCAAACCGTGAAGGTTCAGGTGCAGATCCTTACCTAATCGTTACTCTAAAAGCAGCTCGTATGTCTAGCTACAACATGGCTGGTTCTGACGGTACTCTTCCAAACGAATCGTTCTCTCTAACTTACACTGAAATCTCGAAAGCTTACTACATCGAGGGTGAAGGCGGTAAGATCGAGAAAGGCCCAGAAGTAGGGTTCGACGCAACCACTGCAAAAGTGACATCGACAGCTAAATAA
- the tssB gene encoding type VI secretion system contractile sheath small subunit has translation MALNSQHKRVSKNRVSITYDVETNGAVETKELPFVVGVIGDYSGHKQDKEDVEDRTFYNVDKDNFDSVMKRVGPELSLKVDNVLADDDSQFEANLTFNSMKDFEPEAIVEQVEPLKKLVETRNQLKVLLSKADRSRDLEKLLKEVLQSADTINALSEELGVNKEEGGE, from the coding sequence GTGGCACTAAACTCCCAACACAAACGTGTAAGTAAAAACCGCGTAAGTATTACTTACGATGTGGAAACTAATGGCGCGGTAGAAACCAAAGAACTCCCATTTGTGGTTGGGGTGATTGGTGACTACTCTGGTCATAAGCAAGACAAGGAAGACGTTGAAGATCGTACATTCTACAACGTTGACAAAGACAACTTTGACTCCGTGATGAAACGCGTCGGACCAGAGTTGTCTTTGAAAGTCGATAACGTACTTGCAGACGATGATAGTCAGTTTGAAGCAAATTTGACGTTCAATTCAATGAAAGACTTTGAACCTGAAGCCATCGTCGAGCAAGTTGAACCTCTTAAAAAGCTTGTTGAAACGCGTAACCAACTCAAAGTCCTACTTTCAAAAGCAGACCGTTCTCGTGATCTTGAGAAACTGCTGAAAGAAGTTCTACAGAGCGCAGATACTATCAACGCACTGTCAGAAGAGCTTGGTGTCAATAAGGAAGAAGGAGGCGAATAA
- the tssC gene encoding type VI secretion system contractile sheath large subunit — protein MSTEAENQTQTEAAEGSLSFLDRAIEATTQTPADTTKELFSVLAEQALSGTVTWDKNVTKTIENAISEIDKKLSKQLSEVMQQKELQKLEGSWRGLQKLVKESELGRDLKIKMVDFSQEELLDQFEDAPAIDRSPLFNAVYQGEFGTAGGEPYGTFIGDYEFSAKDEDVALLRYMGEVAAACHAPFVAAANAQMFEFNDFTTFDEGKPVAAGFDSPAYAAWNAFRESDDARYVTLTLPRTLARLPYGAKGLGTELFDYEELGTDMDGNPNPENNDQLVWSNAAYDLGLKMTQAYTASGWCTSIRGLDNGGKVENLPNLTYKTEAGDLVQQCPTEVNLTDEREKELSDLGFLPLVHYKNSNYGVFIGGQTTQKPKTFTDPDATANAAISARLPYIMASSRIAHYLKVMGRDKLGSNLEAPDIQRELQLWIDQYTNAGAIGNEQRAKTPLCESRIEVVEQPGRPGSYSAVAHLRPWLQLEELTTSVRMVAKIPG, from the coding sequence ATGAGTACAGAAGCTGAAAATCAAACGCAAACCGAAGCAGCAGAAGGTTCGCTGAGTTTTCTAGACCGAGCAATCGAAGCGACTACTCAAACACCTGCTGATACAACAAAAGAGTTGTTTTCTGTTCTTGCGGAACAAGCGCTTTCAGGAACGGTGACGTGGGATAAAAACGTTACTAAAACAATCGAAAATGCAATTTCTGAAATTGACAAGAAGCTTTCTAAGCAGCTGTCAGAAGTCATGCAACAAAAAGAGCTTCAAAAACTCGAGGGCTCTTGGCGTGGGCTGCAGAAATTGGTTAAAGAGAGCGAACTAGGACGTGATCTAAAGATCAAAATGGTCGACTTTTCCCAAGAAGAGCTTCTAGACCAGTTTGAGGATGCTCCAGCAATCGACCGTAGCCCACTATTTAACGCTGTATACCAGGGTGAATTCGGTACGGCCGGTGGTGAGCCTTATGGAACATTCATTGGTGATTACGAGTTTAGCGCTAAAGACGAAGATGTTGCCCTACTTCGCTATATGGGTGAAGTTGCAGCAGCATGTCACGCTCCATTTGTTGCAGCTGCAAATGCACAAATGTTTGAGTTTAATGACTTCACCACGTTCGACGAGGGCAAACCTGTAGCAGCTGGTTTTGATTCACCAGCCTATGCCGCTTGGAATGCATTCCGTGAAAGTGATGACGCGCGCTATGTGACGCTGACTCTGCCACGAACGCTCGCTCGCCTACCATATGGTGCTAAAGGCCTTGGAACTGAGCTATTCGATTATGAAGAGCTTGGGACAGATATGGATGGTAACCCAAATCCAGAAAACAACGACCAACTTGTGTGGTCTAATGCAGCCTATGATCTGGGTCTCAAAATGACTCAGGCATATACTGCTTCTGGCTGGTGTACTTCTATCCGTGGTCTTGATAACGGTGGTAAGGTTGAAAACCTACCTAATCTGACGTACAAAACGGAAGCTGGCGACTTAGTTCAACAGTGTCCAACAGAAGTAAACCTCACAGATGAGCGAGAAAAAGAGCTTAGTGACCTAGGGTTCTTGCCTTTAGTTCATTACAAAAACTCGAACTACGGCGTGTTTATTGGTGGTCAAACGACTCAAAAACCAAAAACGTTCACTGACCCAGATGCGACCGCTAACGCTGCTATCTCCGCTCGCCTTCCATACATCATGGCAAGTAGCCGCATCGCGCACTACTTGAAAGTAATGGGACGTGACAAACTGGGTTCGAACCTTGAAGCACCTGACATCCAGCGTGAACTTCAGTTGTGGATCGACCAATACACTAACGCTGGTGCCATTGGTAACGAGCAACGTGCTAAGACACCACTTTGTGAGTCTCGAATTGAAGTAGTCGAGCAACCAGGTCGTCCAGGCTCCTACTCAGCTGTGGCACATCTACGTCCATGGCTACAACTTGAAGAATTAACAACCTCTGTACGTATGGTTGCTAAGATCCCAGGTTAA